The genome window CTTTCGGCCTCCCAGGGCGATATGCCGTTTCCCCTCCAGAACGTCACGCTGTTCTGCTTCTTCGCGAGCTACCTCTGCGCACTCGCGGTGGAGATGACGCAGTTTTTCCGGCCCAGCCGGATCACGCGGTGGGTGTCGATCGGCTTCACGCTCGCCGGACTCGCGGCCCATTCGATCTACCTCGTCGTCCGCAGCCGGCAATCGGGGCTCGCCCCCCTCGTCGGCTCGATGCATGACTGGCTCCTCGTCCTCGCCTGGCTCGGCGTCGCCGGGTATCTGCTGATCCAGATCGCGAACAACCGCCTGGGCCTCGGGATCTTCATCCTGCCGATCGTCCTTGTGTTCGTCGGGAGCGCCTATTACGTCGGCTCGGAACATCGGCCCCGCGACCAGCTCTACGCGATGGGAATGTTCCACGCCTCGACCCTCGTGCTGGGGATCGCGGGAGTGTTCTCCAGCCTGATCCTGAGCATGATGTATCTGGTTCAGCACCGCCGGCTGCGGCACAAGGCCCCGGAGTTCGAGGGACAGCACCTGTTCAGCCTGGAGCGGCTCGCCCGGGCCAACTGGTGGTCCGTCGTCGTCGCCGCCCCGCTCCTGACGATCGGCCTCGCCAGCGGGGTCTGGCTGACGCTCCTGTCGCAGTCGACGGAGCGGCCGGTCAACCTCGCCTCCACCCCGTTCGTGATCTGCGGCCTCCTGTGGGCCGCGATGATGGTCCTGTTCGCCTGGCTCCTGTGGTCGCGACGGCCGCAGGGGCGGCACGTCGCGTGGCGCACCATGTGGGCCTGCGGGTTTCTATTGGCCACAATCGTCATGCTGGAGGTCTTCAGTGGCATACACCACCGGTGACCCGACATCACCCTTGCGTTCCGATTCCGCCTGTTCCGATTCCACCTGTTTTCCGCCGCAGCCGCTCTCGCCTCCGCCCGTTGACTCGTCCCCCCTCCCCATGAACCTCCAGGTCGTCTACTGCAATCATCAGACTGCCGACCTGTCGGTCCGGGAGCGGCTGGCGTTCTCCTCGCCGGAGAAGCTCGCGCGGGCGTATGAGCAGCTTCGCGGCCGGTTCCCGGCCTCGGAGTCGGTAATCCTCTCGACCTGCAACCGGGTCGAGGTCTACATGGCCCAGGAGGATGGTGACGGGGCCCCCACGCAGCATCAGCTGGCCCAGTTCTTCTCCGAGTTCCACCAGATCCCGCTCGACGAGTTTCTCGGCGACCTGCTGGAAGACACCGGTCCGCAGGCGGTGCGGCACCTCTTCGATGTCGCCTGCAGTCTCGACAGCATGGTCCTGGGGGAAACCCAGATCGTCAGCCAGGTCAAGGAGGCCTACGACGGCGCGATGCGGAACCAGGCCAACGGTCCGCTGACCAACACGCTGTTTCAGCGGGCGCTGACGGTCTCAGGCCGCGTGCGGACTGAGACGAAGCTCTCCGAGGGAAAGATCTCGATCGCCAGCGTCGCCGTCGGCGCGTTCGCTAAGGGGATCTTCGACCGATTCGACGACAAGACGGTCCTGATCCTCGGCGCCGGCGAGATGGCCACCGAGACGCTGCGATACCTGCAGGGAGAAGGGGTCCGACAGGTCCTGGTCTGCAATCGAAGCCTTGAGCGGGCTGAGCGGCTGGCGGCGGAGTTCGCGGGGATCGCGAGGCCGTGGAGCGAGCTGGACGATTGCCTCGCGCTGGCGGACGTCATCGTCAGCACGACCGGCGCGGATCGGCCGGTGGTCGACGTCCCGCGGTTCCGGGCCGTCCGCCGCCGGACCGGCAGCAAGCCGGTGTTCATCCTTGATCTCGGGGCGCCGCGCGACTTCGATCCGCAGGTCGAGAAGATCGATTCCGACATCTATCTCTTCGACATCGACAACCTGGAAAAGACCTGCGAGACGAATCGGAAGTCCCGGGCCGGAGAGATCGAGCGGGCCCGGCAGATCGTCGATGAGGAGACCGCCCGGTTCCTGCAGGACGTCTATCACAAGGCGACCGGCCCGATCATCAAGCGGTTGCGGGAGCACTGGCACGAGATCAGCCGCCAGGAGCTCGACCAGCTGTTCAAGAAACTCGGCCCGCTGGAGCCGGGGGCCCGGGACGCGATCGAGCGTTCGGTGGAGCGGATCGTCAACAAGCTGCTGCACCCGCCGCTGGAAACGCTGCGTCATGAGGCGAAGGAGGGGACGCCGCACGGTCTCCTGGACGCCATTCGCCGTCTGTTCCGTCTGAACGACTGAGCGACCTTGCCGGCGCAGCTCCGATAGCTCAAACCCAACGTGCCACGGCAGGCTGGGGTCAAGGGGGCCACGCCCCCTTGCCGCCGGAGGCACTCCTGTGAGGAACCGTGGTAAGCAACGGGCGTCCCCTTTGTGGGACCGGCGTTGAGGACTCACCGCTCGCTTGGAATCCCCGCGGGTTGGTGAGGGGGCATCCGGCACGGTGTCCGCGATTGGATACGCGCTCCTTCAGACATCTCTCGACGAGAGGGCCTCCGGCGGGCAAGAGGGCGTTGCCCCCTTGCATCCCCCACCAGGAGTGCCCCCTGGACCCCGGTGAGGGGATGGCGCTGGATCTTTCTGTTCCGATCAGCTCTTCGGAACGATCCAGATGTTGCGGTAACGCACCGGGTTTCCATGGTCCTGGAAGTAAACCGGCCCCGGCCCCGGAATCTCCCCATTGATCGGCCCGCCCGGCGTCCCCTTCGTCAGGTCCCGGTCATGAATCACCACGCCATTGTGCTTCACGACGACATGCGAGTTCTTCGTCTTCTTCCCCGAGTCATCGAACTGCGCAGCGGTGTAATCCACGTCGTAACTCTGCCAGCTCAGCGGCGGGAAACACATATTCACGTCCGGCTTCGAGATCGAATAGATCCCGCCGCACTCGTTATCCAGCCCCTCCAGACCAAACGAGTCGAGCATCTGACACTCGTACCGCCCCTGGATGTAGTACCCGCTGTTCCCGCGAGCCTGTCCACGAGCCTTCGGCATATACGGAAGCCGGAACTCGACATGGAAGGTGTAAGACTGGAACCCTTCCTTGCTCGTGCAGCCCTGCGTCAGCAGGCCATCGTCCGTCATCTTGGCGCCCGGCTTCCAGTTCTTGTCCAGCGACTCCTTCGTCCCGTCGAAAAGGACGATCGCCCCCTCGGGAGGCTTCGCGCCCAGCGACGGACTCCGGCGATCGACCCGATCCAGCCCCTTGACCGTCTCCTTGACCTTCGCCGTGTCCCCCTCGGTCACCTTCCGCGACGCCAGGTTCCCGCCCCCTCCCGGCAGCCCCCCTTCGAACTCGACGATGCTGAACTTCCCGTCCCCGAGAGCGACGATCTGGATGCCGCGGTTCTCACCCCGGTACTCCCCCTGGACGGCAAAGTCCGCATCCTTGGCCGCCTCCTCCGGGGTCGCGTAAGTGTCGGCCCCCGGACACCGGGCCGGCGCGGCGATCAGAAAGCCGCACAGGCAGGCGGCGGTCAGCAGTCGTGCAAAAGCATTTCGAGGCATACGGGCGACCCTCTTTCATTCCGAGCGGTGAAGTGAACGAAGCCGAGCTCACGGTGGAGCGGCAACGAATCAACGGTTGCGATTCTGCCGTATCCTCCACGACTTGCAAACTCTGCCGAAACCCGATGAGTGGGCTGCGCGAATCGAAGGCACGCGTGCTAAGCACCGACTCAGCTTCCTGCGGCCACTCTCGGGTTCTTCGTTTTTTCAGAATGCGCAAGCCACTGAAAAGAAACACGTTACAAGCCACACCCCCGCGACACCCGCTCGCCTTCTCGCGGTTTGGTCCGCAAGTTTCTTAGGCAGTCTTTCGGTGATTGCTCGCCGTCGAGGTGATGACCCCGGTCGTCGCCATCTTGCTGAGTTAGCCCGCCGCGGATTTCGGACGGGCTTGGGTAAACGTGTCCAAATGAGATTGCCTTTCTGGGAAATCGGTGTTGTTTGCGTCCTGGTGCTGGGAGCCAAGGCGGGCGGCGAGGGATTCGCCCAGTCGCTCCAGTGCTATGAAGCGGCCCTCCTGGGCGAACGGGCTTCCGATCGCCCGCTGCATTGCCCGTTCACGGAATCGCGAGACATGCGAGCCGTCGAAGACCTGATCAACTCGTGGGACGAGCAGCTCAAAGTCGAGCAGCGGTTCCTCTCGACCTACAAGCCGAAGCCCGCTCCAACGGTTCTGGCAACGCTGGCCTCCAAAGTTCTCTAGAGCTGCGTCACAGTCAGGCCCAGGCAGGCAACCAGCGGTTCATCTGAGGCCCGTGTCCTGGCGCTGATGAAACAGTGAAGCACCAAGGCACAAAGACCGTACCAGGTCACAAAGACTCTTCCCCGCGAAGGGGCAAACCTTTGTGCCCCCTTGGTGCCTTGGTGTTTCACACTCAGTCCGCGTTCCTGACCCCGCGGAGTCTTTGCATCAGGCTGGCTGCTCTGCCGCGGCGATGAGCTGCGCCGCTCCGGCCCCTTGAAGGCTGTGGGCGATCCGGACACCGAGTGCCGTCGCCTCCGTAGCGTTCCCTTCCAGCCGCGCGTGGATCCGCTTCTGCCCGTACGGGTCAAGCACCACGGCGTCGAGAACAAGGTGCCGCCGGGCCCCGGTGACGGTTGCCTCTTCGCAGGGCGGCGTCCGGACCCACATCCCGACCGGCGCGTGACACCCCGCCTTAAGCTCCGCCAGACAGGCTCGCTCGGCCGTCACTTCCGCAAGCGTCTGCGGACAGGTGATCGAAGCCAGAACGCTGCTGACGTCCGCATCCTCCGCCCGGCACTCAATCCCGATCGCCGCCTGTCCGACGGCGGGATAGAGAAGGGGCGGCTCAAGGATCAGGCTGATCCGTTCCCCCCAGCCCAGGCGTTCCAGCCCGGCCGCCGCCAGGAGGAGAGCGTCGAACTGCCCTTCATCGAGCTTCCGCAGCCGCGTATCGAGATTGCCGCGGGCCTCTTCAAATCGGAAGTCCGGCCGATGGAACAGAAGCTGCGCCCGGCGGCGGAGGCTTCCGGTCCCGATCCGGGCGTTCTTCGGCAGGACGTCCAGCGACTCCGCTTTCTTTGAACCGGGAAGAATCAGGACATCGAACCGGTTGGCCCGCGGCGGCACTCCGGCGAGCGCGAGTCCGGCGACCGTCGTCGACGGCAGGTCTTTGAGGCTGTGGACCGCGATGTCGGCCCGGCCGTCGAGAACAACCTGCTGGACCTCGCGGGTAAAAACCCCCTGGCCCCCCATCTGCGAGAGCGGCTGCTGCCGGTCTCGATCGCCGATGGTGCTGACCTCCACGATCTCAGTCGTGCGGCCTGGATGAGCCGACTGAATGAGGCTCGACACGTAGTGCGCCTGCCACAACGCGAGTTTGCTGGCCCGTGTGGCGATCCGGATGGAAGACGCGGTCATGTCGTCGAGGGGGGACCGAAGGACGTGTCGGAGGGTGGGGTTCGCGGCCGGAAGACGAGGCCCGACACCAGCCCGAAGCGCCAGCGAGGGAGCCGTCCGGCCGGGCATGGCTACTCCAGCAGGCTCTTTTCGAGAACCGCCTTCGCGGCATCGAAGTAGGGCTGCCAGAGGATCTCCGGCTGGCCGGCCTTGAGGCAATCGCGGACTTTCTGGAGCGTGTTGCGGGCCATGTGCGGGCAGCGATTGCAGGCACACGTCTGCCCCGAGTCCGCCATGATCCCCGGGACCGGGATGTACTCGTGCCAGGGGGCGGTCTTCTGAAGGGCGTGGATCATCCCGACTTCGGTCGCCACGAGGAACTTGGTCGGCTCCTTCACGGCGGCGACGTGCTTCCGCATCTTCTCCGTCCCGCCGATAACGTCGGAGACCTCGAGAATGTTCCGCGGGCATTCCGGGTGAGACATGATGACGCTGCCGGGCGTGTTCCGCTTGGCCCGCAGCAGGTCCTGGAGGCTGAAGATCTCGTGCACCATGCAGGCCCCCGGCCAGAGGATCATCGGCCGGCCGGTCACTTCCGACAGATACCGCCCGAGGTGCTGGTCCGGGACGAACAGGATCTCTTTGTCCGGCGGGATGCGGTCGATGATCTCGCGAGCGTTGCCGCTCGTCACGATCCAGTCGCAATGGGCCTTCGTGGCGGCCGTCGTGTTGATGTAGGCGACGGTGACGAAGTCCTTCCCTTCAGCCCGGAGCTGTTTCTGATAGGCGGCCAGTTTGTCGGCGGGGCAGCTGTCGGCCAGGGAGCAGCCGGCGAGCATGTCCGGGAGGAGAACCCGCTTTTCGGGGTTCATGATCTTGGCCGACTCGGCCATGAAGTGGACGCCGCAGAAGACGATCGTGGAGGTCGTCACCTTGGTGGCGTCGCGGGCGAGCTTGAGGCTGTCGCCGGTGAAGTCCGCGATGTCTTGGATCTCGCCGTCCACGTAGAAGTGGGCGAGGATCGTGGCATCCTTCTCGACCTTGAGGCGGTCGATCTCCTCCATCAGATCGAGCGGATCTTCGTAGGGGACCGAGGGATCGGAGGTGGGGAGGATCGGGAGCGGAAACGAAGCAGTGGACATTGTCGGAAGTTCGGCTCGGCTGAGCGTCTGGGCATCCCGGAACGACGGGAGGCCCAGACGTCTGGCTTCCAGCAATGTTACGGGATCACGCCCGGGATTTCATGAACAATCGCCCGGAAGCGAGCTCCCGGGCGTCCGGGCGAGGCATTCATCGGCTGGGGGCGGCCAGTTCTTCAATGGTCCAGCCGAGGGACGCTCCGACTTCCAGGATCTCGTCCAGTTCGGACTTCCGCGAGATCGCGAAGGCGACGCGGCTCTGGTCGGGGCGGAGGAGGCGGATGTAGTAGCGGGTGGCGACCCAATCGTGAGCGGGGTCGAGCCGGTGAAGACGTTCCATCAGGGCACCTCGGGAGAGCGGGAGGGGGACGGACGCAGTGGACGGACACTCCACCGTAGGCCCGGGGGGCTGTCGGGGCGGGGTGTTGCGATTCGGCATCACGATTCCTGGGGAAAATCGCCTGATGCGCGATCGAGACTGTCGACTTTGCCGGGGGTGCCGGTTGCGGGGGCGGTGCGGGGGGTTAAACACCAAGGCACAAAGGAGGGCACGAAGGGCACCAAGAGGAGGGAACGGCGTCCTGGCCGGCGCGGCTCTGATAGCTCAAACCCAACGTGCGACGGCAACCGGGGTCAAGGGGGTCTCACCCCCTTGACCCCGGAGGCACTTCCCTGAGGAACCATGGGACACAACGGGCGTCCGCTTTTGGGAACCAGCGTTGAGGACTCCCTCACCCCACACCGCTCGCTTTGCAATTCCCGCGGGTTGGTAAGCGGGCATACGGCACCTCGTCCGCGCTTGGACACTCGCTCCTTCAGACATCTCTCGACGGCCAGGCCTCCGGCGGGCAACGGGGCGTTGCCCCTCTGCACTCCCCACCAGGGGTACCCCCTGGACCCCGGTCGGGCTTCCAACCAGCGTTGCCCCCTCTCCACCACACCACCTGCTCCGTACCATTCTGTTACAGTGAAATAACCAGGGTTCTCCCCTCATTCCCGTTCGTCGGCGCGTCGTCGATCGCACAAACGGTGACGACGGCGCACGCCGAGACACTGAGCTCTCAGGAGGTCGCGCCATGTCCGTATCGACTGCTCCCAAAGCCGCCAAAATTGCCCGCCCCAAAGTCCGCCAGACCAAAATGCTCATCGGCGGCGAATGGGTCGATGCCCTCAACGGCGAAACCTTCACCACCTACCACCCCGCCACCGAAGAGAAAATCGCAGACGTCCCCCGCGCCACCGCCCAGGACGTCGACCGTGCCGTAAAAGCCGCCCGCAAAGCCTTCGAAGAAGGCCCCTGGCCGAAAATGGACGCCCGCGACCGCGGCCGCCTCCTGACCAAACTGGCCGACCTCGTCGAAGCCCACCTCCCGGAACTCGCCGCCCTCGAATCTCTCGACAACGGCAAACCGATCACCGACGCCACCAACGCCGACCTCCCCCTCGTCGTCGACTGCCTGCGTTACTACGGCGGCTGGGCCGACAAGGTCCACGGCCAGACCATCCCCATCCGCGGTGAATACTTCTGCTACACCTCCCGCGAACCGGTCGGCGTCTGCGGCCAGATCATCCCCTGGAATTTTCCACTGCTGATGGTCGCGTGGAAGTGGGGGCCGGCCCTGGCGACGGGCAACACGATCGTCATGAAGCCGGCCGAGCAGACGCCGCTTTCCTGCCTGCGGATGGCAGAACTGGCGCTCGAAGCCGGGTTCCCGCCTGGAGTCATCAACGTCATCACCGGCTTTGGCGAAGCGGGCGCAGCGCTCGTCAAGCACCCGGATGTCGACAAGATCGCCTTCACCGGCTCGACCGAGACCGCCCAGCACATCATGCGGGACGCCTCGCAGACGCTGAAGCGGCTCACCTTCGAACTCGGCGGCAAGAGCCCCAACATCGTCTTTGCCGACGCCGACCTCGACGCCGCGATCGCCGGGGCGGAGTTCGGCCTGTTCTTCAACCAGGGACAGTGCTGCTGCGCCGGAAGCCGGCTCTTCGTCGAGGAGAAGATCCACGAGAAGTTCGTCGGCCGCCTCGTCGAGCGGGCCAAGCAGCGGCGGCTCGGCGACCCATTCGATCCCGCCACGACCCAGGGACCGCAGGTCGACAAGGACCAGTTCGACAAGATCATGGACTACATCGGCCGCGGCAAGAAGGCCGGGGCGCAGTGCGTGACCGGCGGCGACCGCGAAGGGACGACCGGCTTCTTCATCCAGCCGACCGTCTTTGACAACGTGACCGACGACATGGACATCGCAACCGACGAAATCTTCGGCCCGGTCCTGAGCGTCCTGCCGTTCAAGGACATCGACGAAGTCGTCGAGCGGGCGAACAAGACGCTTTACGGTCTCGCCGCCGCCGTCTGGACCCGAGACGTCGCGAAGGCGCACCGCGTGGCGAAGTCGGTCCGGGCCGGAACGGTCTGGATCAACTGCTACGACGTTTTCGACGCCGCCGCCCCGTTCGGCGGCTTCAAGATGTCCGGGATCGGCCGCGAGCTCGGCGAGTACGCCCTCGCAAATTACACGGAAGTGAAGACCGTGACGATGAGCCTGAAGTAGGTCGAGGGACGAGGGTCTAGGGACAGGAGGATGTGAGCTCACTCCTCCTGTCTTTCCTTTCCCTAGTCTCTCGACCCTAGTCCCTAGTCGTTCACTTCAGCCCCAGCACGTCCGCCATGCCGTACAGCCCGGCCGGCTTGTCGGCGAGCCACTTGGCCGCGGTGAGGGCGCCGTAGGCGTAGCTGTCGCGGGTATGGCCGCGGACGTAGACCTCGAGCGTTTCGCCCATCATCCCGAAGATGATCGTGTGCTCGCCGACGTTGTCGCCGGTTCGGACCGCGTGGTAACCGATCTCGCCGCGGGGACGCTTGCCGGTCTGGCCTTCGCGGCCGTGAACGTGTTCCGTCTGGCCCATCTCGGTCTGGACGATCTGGCCGAACTTGAGGGCGGTGCCGCTCGGGGCGTCCTCCTTGAAGCGGTGGTGCCTTTCGACGATTTCGACGTCGACGCCGCTCGGGAGGGACTTCACCGCCCGGGCCGCTTCCTGGACGAGCTTCATGGCGATGTTGACCGCCGTGCTCATGCTGGGCGACTGGCAGACGGCGGCCTGGCGGGCGGTGGCCTGGATCTGAGACTTCTGGGCGTCGCTCAAGCCGGTCGTCGCCGCGACGAGTTTGACCTTTCGCTTCTCGCATTCCTTCGCCAGCTCGTCCGCCGCTTCAGGGACTGAGAAGTCGATGACGACGTCGACGTTCTCGGGGAGTTCGCTGGTGATCTTGACGCCGATCGGGCCGATTCCGGCGACTTCGCCCGCGTCGCGGCCCAGGAGGGCGGACTTGGGGGAGTCGACGGCGGCGACGATCTGGAGTCCGGGGTCCTGTTGACCAAGGGCGACCAGTCGCTGGCCCATCCGGCCGGCGGCTCCGTGAATGGCGAGTCGGACGGGCGTGGTCATGGGAATTCCTTCAGGCGCGGCGGGGACGTGACAGGCGGGGATGATGAGTCGTTGTTCTTCGCCGGTCAACGACGCCAGCTGTCAGTCTACCGGGGTCCAGGGGGTACCCCTGGTGGGGGATGCAAGGGGGCAACGCCCCTTTGCCCGCCGGAGGCCCTCTCGTCTCGATCGCTCTGAAGGAGCGAATGTCCAAACGCGGACAAGGTGCCGTATGCCCCCTCACCAAACCACGGGGATTACAAAGCGAGCGGTGATTCCTCAACGCCGGTACCACAAAGCGGTCGTCCGTTGTTTACCACGGTTCCTCACAGGAGTGCCTCCGGCGGCAAGGGGGTGAGCCCCCCTGACCCCGACTGCCGTCGCACGTTGGGTTTGAGCTATGGACGCCGTCTCCGGCAGGAACGTCTTTCACACGGGCCCCCGCCGACCTACAGGTCGCGCGACCAGCCCCGCGTCCGCTCAACAGCCCGGTCCCAACGCTGAAGCCGCCGCCGACGCTCAGCCGCGGCCAGATCCGGCTTGAACTCACAATCGAGAACCCAGTTCCGCCGGATCTCCTCCCGATCCGACCACACCCCCGTCGCCAGTCCCGCCAGATACGCAGCCCCCAGCGCCGTCGTCTCCTGAACAACCGGCCGCCGGACCGTGACATCGAGAAGGTCAGCCTGATACTGCATCAGCCCATCGTTGCGGCTCGCTCCCCCGTCGACCTTGAGCGACGCCAGCTTCACATGCGCATCCTGCTCCATCGCAGCCACAACATCGCAGGTCTGAAGAGCCATCGACTCGACCGCGGCCCGCGCAATGTGCCCCTGCTCAGTCCCGCGCGTCAGGCCAAAGATCGCGCCGCGGGCATCGGGATCCCAGTGCGGCGCCCCCAGTCCTACGAAGGCCGGCACGAACGTCACTCCGCCGGAATCGGGAACGGTCTGTGACAGCCGCTCCACGTCGGCCGACGTCGGAATCATCTTGAGCCCGTCCCGCAGCCACTGAACCACCGCACCGGCAATGAACACCGCCCCTTCCAGGCAGTAGGTCGTCTCCTGCCCGATCCGCCACCCGATCGTCGTCAGCAGCCCATGGCTCGACGCCGACGCCTTCTTGCCGATGTTCATCAGCAGGAAGCACCCGGTCCCGTACGTGTTCTTCACATCCCCAACGTCAAAGCACGCCTGCCCGAACGTCGCCGCCTGCTGATCCCCCGCCGCGCCGGCGATCGGAATCGCGCGGCCGAACAGCTTCGGATCGGTCTCCCCGTAGACCTCACTGCAGGAACGGACCTCCGGCAGCATCGCCCGCGGGACGTTGAGGATCTTCAGCAGTTCGTCATCCCACTGCTGCGTGTGAATGTCCAGCAGCAGCGTCCGGCTGGCGTTGCTGACATCGGTGACGTGGACCTTCCCCCCCGTCAGCCGCCAGATCAGGAACGAGTCGACCGTCCCGAACAGGATCTCCCCCCGCTCAGCCCGGCTCCGCAGCCCCGGGATCGTGTCGAGCAGATGGGCAATCTTGGTCCCGGAAAAGTAGGCATCGACAACCAGCCCGGTCTTGCGGGCAAACAGGTCCGAATAGCCCTCGGTCTTCAGCCGGTCGCACACCGGCGAGGTAATCCGGCTCTGCCAGACGATCGCGTTCGCGACCGGTTTGCCGGTATCCCGTTCCCACAGGACCGTCGTCTCCCGCTGGTTCGTGACGCCGATCCCCGCCACATCCTCGATCTTCACCTTCGCGTCGCCCAGCGCCCCCCTGGCAGTGGCAAGCTGCGATTGCCAGATCGCCTCCGGGTCGTGCTCCACGTGGCCCGGCGAGGGATAGATCTGCGGGAACTCTTCCTGGGCCGTCGAGACAGCCTTTCCGTCGTGCCCGAACACAATCGCCCGACTGGAAGTTGTCCCCTGATCGAGCGCAAGGATCTGGCGCGACATGACGGCTCCACGAAGAAGAATCGACCCGGGAATGGTCCGTGGCGGCGAGCGTCCCCGTCAGCGGGTTCACGCCCGCCGCTCGCCGGCAGGCGAAGTCAGTCGTCAGCGGGACGGGGGCGATTGGCCCACTTCCCGTCGCGGTCGGCGCCGCTGACAAGGACCCCCTTCTGGTTCCAGCCCATGTGGGCCGTCACGTCGGCGGCGGCGTAGCGGATCGTCAGGCCGCAGCGGCGGCGGCTCGACTCGTTCGCCTCAGAGCCGTGGAGCAGGAGGTCCGAGTGCAGGGAGCACTCACCCGCCTGGAGGCAGTCGTCGACCGCATGGCCGTACTGCTCGGGGTTGTCGATCGTCTGGTTGAGGACGTTGTGCTCGTCCGGGTTGCTGGGACGGAACGTCATGTGGCCGTGGTGGTGCGAGCCGGCGATGAATCGCATACAGGCGTTCTCGACGTCGGCGTCATCAATGGCCAGCCAGACCGTGACCGCCTTGCTCGGCGAAAGGGGCCAGTAGCTGGCATCCTGATGCCAGGCGACCGCCTTGCCGTCGCCTGGCATCTTGCAGAAGAAGTGCGAGCCCCAGCCGACGACGTCTTCACCAAGGATGTCCTTGACCGCGGCGACGATCTTCGGATGGGTGAGGATGTCCCAGACCTTGCCGTACTTGAGGTGGGCGCTGCTGATGGAGTAGCTGTCCCCCCCGGCGGCGACGACCTTGGCCAGGAGGTCATTGAAGTAGGTGCGGATCTCGGCGATCTCGTCCGCGGAGTAGATCCGGATCGGGCGGACAAAGCCGAACTGGTTGTAGTGTTCGACCTGTTCGCGGGTGAGCGTTTTAGCTGCCTCGGCCGGACTCGGGTGGAACCGCAGGTCGCGTGGAATGGAGTCGAGAGCGGACTGATCGGGGGTGATCTGGAAAGTCGTCTGCATTGAGCACCGTGCGAAACGAAGGAGATGCGGTTAGCTTGCGGCCCACGTGCATAAACGTCAACGGATGGCTGGCGCAAGCTGGTCCGCGTCGAGGCCCCCCTCCCACCAATCCGCTGGCTTCGCAATCCCGGCGGATCAGGTGAGGGGGCATACGACACGGTGTCCGCGTTCGGACACGTCCTTCTTCAGACAGTTCTCGACGGCCAGGCCTCCGGCGGGCAAGGGGGGCGTGGCCCCCTTGCATCCCCCACCAGGGTAACCCCTGGCCCCGGTTCTTGGGCCGGCAATTTCGAAGCCCCTGAAGACGGTGACGGCCTACCAAAGCCAGCTGCGCACCACGCCCCACACGGGCAACAACAGCGCGACAACCCCAACCACCATAGGAATCACGATCGTCGGGTGGATCGAAACCAATAACCCCGGACGAGAACGCCACATCGTGATCTCCCGTTACTCCGGACGAGGCACAAGCGGAACGCTCACGAACGGAGCATCCTCCAGCTCCGAATAGAACATCGCCCCAGGATTCACCCGCCCCGCCTGCATCTCTCGAATGTGCGCCGCCGCGGGCGCCGTCCGGGCCAGGAGCGGAAACACCCCCAGCCACAGAACGGCCAGAACCGCCACCGCGGCCAGCAGGCTTACCCAGCGTCGGACCACTCCGCTTCCCTTCCTCAACACACTACGGCAACTCACGGATCCGCAGG of Planctomyces sp. SH-PL14 contains these proteins:
- the glpK gene encoding glycerol kinase GlpK produces the protein MSRQILALDQGTTSSRAIVFGHDGKAVSTAQEEFPQIYPSPGHVEHDPEAIWQSQLATARGALGDAKVKIEDVAGIGVTNQRETTVLWERDTGKPVANAIVWQSRITSPVCDRLKTEGYSDLFARKTGLVVDAYFSGTKIAHLLDTIPGLRSRAERGEILFGTVDSFLIWRLTGGKVHVTDVSNASRTLLLDIHTQQWDDELLKILNVPRAMLPEVRSCSEVYGETDPKLFGRAIPIAGAAGDQQAATFGQACFDVGDVKNTYGTGCFLLMNIGKKASASSHGLLTTIGWRIGQETTYCLEGAVFIAGAVVQWLRDGLKMIPTSADVERLSQTVPDSGGVTFVPAFVGLGAPHWDPDARGAIFGLTRGTEQGHIARAAVESMALQTCDVVAAMEQDAHVKLASLKVDGGASRNDGLMQYQADLLDVTVRRPVVQETTALGAAYLAGLATGVWSDREEIRRNWVLDCEFKPDLAAAERRRRLQRWDRAVERTRGWSRDL
- a CDS encoding phytanoyl-CoA dioxygenase family protein, with the protein product MQTTFQITPDQSALDSIPRDLRFHPSPAEAAKTLTREQVEHYNQFGFVRPIRIYSADEIAEIRTYFNDLLAKVVAAGGDSYSISSAHLKYGKVWDILTHPKIVAAVKDILGEDVVGWGSHFFCKMPGDGKAVAWHQDASYWPLSPSKAVTVWLAIDDADVENACMRFIAGSHHHGHMTFRPSNPDEHNVLNQTIDNPEQYGHAVDDCLQAGECSLHSDLLLHGSEANESSRRRCGLTIRYAAADVTAHMGWNQKGVLVSGADRDGKWANRPRPADD